The window GCCGTAATCGCTTAATCGTCTGCACAGTTTGTGCACTACTGACGCTCATTCTTACATTATCTGTCCGATTTATTTCGGAGCGTAATTTAAATCATCACTCCACCGTCACGTTCGCTAACCATGCTGTAGAAGAACTGGATGATATCCTGCTGCCGTTGCGGACCGGACGTGATGTGCTGCTGCCGTTAATTGGCCTGCCCTGCTCGGTGGCGCGTTTAGCCCTGAGCAAGCATGCCGCCAGACTGCAAACCGTGCGCTCTATTAACCTGGTTCAGGGTGGCATCCTCTATTGTTCGAGTATATTTGGCTATCGCAATGTGCCCATCAAGCAGTTGCAACCTGAATTGCCCAGCCGCGAGCCACAGCTACTGTTATCCACCGATCATTCGCTCATTAAGGGTAGCCCTATTCTGACGCAATGGTATCCGTCGTCTGCCAATGGCGAAGATGGGGTGCTGGAGATCGTCAATATTGAATTATTGTCGGGCATGCTGCTTGAACCACAGCCTCCGCAAATTACACATGCCAGTTTAACCATCGGTAAGCGGCATCTGCTGTACGGACAAGGCGTCGTCGACAAGCTACCGGAGAGTGATGGCGAACAACGCTACCAACTTTCATCACAACATTTCCCCTTTGCCATCAGCGTCAGCGGACCAGGAGCCAGCGAACTGGCGTTAAGACACCTGCCCACCCAGTTACCGTTAGCGGTCATGCTCAGCTTATTAGTGGGGTATCTGGCCTGGCTGGCGACCGCTAACAGAATGAGTTTTTCCTGGGAGATTAATCTGGCCCTCGCCGAACGGGAGTTTGAGCTATTTTGCCAGCCACTACTGAACGCCAGCACCCAGCAGTGTACGGGCGTTGAAATTCTCTTACGCTGGAATAACCCGCGCCAAGGCTGGATATCACCTGAAGTGTTCATCCCTATCGCGGAAGAGCACAATCTGATTGTCCCCCTGACTCGTCACGTCATCGCAGAAACCATTCAGCAACGGCACGTTTTCCCAATGAGCAGCCAGTTTCATATTGGTATCAACGTCGCCGCCAGCCATTTTCGTGACGGTATGTTGTTAAAAGACCTTAATCAGTACTGGTTCAGTCAGCATCCCATCCAGCAACTGGTGATTGAACTGACCGAGCGCGATGCGCTGCTGGATGTCGATTATCGACTGGTGCATGAACTTCATCGACTGGGGGTAAAACTGGCCATTGACGATTTCGGTACCGGCAACAGCTCGCTCTCGTGGCTGGAAAAGTTGCGCCCGGATGTACTGAAGATTGATAAATCCTTTACCTCTGCGATCGGGACTGATGCCGTCAATTCGACCGTTACTGACATCATCATCGCACTGGGGAAAAAACTGAATATTGAACTGGTAGCTGAAGGGGTTGAAACGCAGGCGCAGGCCCAGCATTTACGGCGACATGGCGTGAATGTATTGCAGGGATTTCTCTATGCCAAGCCGATGCCGCTGCGCGATTTTCCTCAATGGCTGGCGGGCAGTAGTACACCACCACCCGCCCGGCATAACGGGCATATCATGCCTGCTATGCCGTTTCGGTAGGTCAAATTATTCGTCTTCGTGGTGAGCGGATTGCTCTTTAACAATACGAACGAGATCCACACGATAGTCGTTCGCTTCGACAATGGTGATGCTTAGCGGTGCAACCTCAATCACATCGCCAACACGCGGAATGTGACCGTTAGCCGCGATAACCAGCCCCGCCACCGTCGCAATGTCTTCGTCTTCGTCCACCAGCGTATCAACGTCAAGCGCCTGCTGCAGAGCGTGCAGATCGGTGCCGCCTTTAACCAGCCAGCCACCCG of the Citrobacter freundii genome contains:
- a CDS encoding EAL domain-containing protein; translated protein: MQTAQRIIKNYRRNRLIVCTVCALLTLILTLSVRFISERNLNHHSTVTFANHAVEELDDILLPLRTGRDVLLPLIGLPCSVARLALSKHAARLQTVRSINLVQGGILYCSSIFGYRNVPIKQLQPELPSREPQLLLSTDHSLIKGSPILTQWYPSSANGEDGVLEIVNIELLSGMLLEPQPPQITHASLTIGKRHLLYGQGVVDKLPESDGEQRYQLSSQHFPFAISVSGPGASELALRHLPTQLPLAVMLSLLVGYLAWLATANRMSFSWEINLALAEREFELFCQPLLNASTQQCTGVEILLRWNNPRQGWISPEVFIPIAEEHNLIVPLTRHVIAETIQQRHVFPMSSQFHIGINVAASHFRDGMLLKDLNQYWFSQHPIQQLVIELTERDALLDVDYRLVHELHRLGVKLAIDDFGTGNSSLSWLEKLRPDVLKIDKSFTSAIGTDAVNSTVTDIIIALGKKLNIELVAEGVETQAQAQHLRRHGVNVLQGFLYAKPMPLRDFPQWLAGSSTPPPARHNGHIMPAMPFR